The Bombus terrestris chromosome 4, iyBomTerr1.2, whole genome shotgun sequence genome has a window encoding:
- the LOC100649133 gene encoding actin-related protein 2/3 complex subunit 3 produces the protein MPAYHSSFIENNGNVGNMALLPIRTHFRGPAPPFNNKDLDIIDEALYFFKANVFFRTYEIKSEADRVLIYITLYITECLKRLQKCATQAQATNEMYSLAISKFDIPGDPGFPLNSVYAKPSNPVEADTMRQYLQQIRQETGVRLVEKVYGEDGKPSKWWLCFAKKKFMDKSLSGPGQ, from the exons ATGCCT GCATATCATTCAAGTTTCAttgaaaataatggaaatgTTGGTAATATGGCACTTTTGCCTATTAGAACGCATTTTAGGGGCCCTGCACCTCCCTTCAACAATAAGGATTTAGATATAATTGACGAAGCATTGTATTTCTTTAAGGCAAATGTGTTCTTTAGGACATATGAAATCAAg AGCGAAGCTGATAgagttttaatttatattacgttatatataacgGAATGCTTGAAGAGATTACAGAAGTGTGCAACACAAGCTCAAGCAACAAATGAAATGTATTCTCTTGCTATATCAAAATTTGACATCCCTGGTGATCCTGGTTTTCCTTTAAATTCTGTATATGCAAAACCAAGTAATCCCGTGGAAGCAG ATACTATGAGGCAATATTTACAACAAATAAGACAAGAAACAGGTGTTAGGCTTGTAGAAAAGGTATATGGTGAAGATGGTAAACCAAGCAAATGGTGGCTATGTTTTGCAAAGAAAAAGTTCATGGATAAGTCACTGTCTGGCCCTggacaataa
- the LOC100649254 gene encoding SAFB-like transcription modulator isoform X1: MAEVEGKKLTELRVIDLKTELERRGLDKTGNKAALLERLSKAITDEGQDPDEYLIVPCGGLCKVSPRKNSVTGTTNQDESVDTLENQKEESIEILDTNETKFKVETKFVIEEDTTTSKMEEQQNEVQNNVNKEMEHKQELKNQLNKSSIENTQTTDKKVESDVATVVNQTTTNSVSTVEANGIDNEDSINLTIGEDEENLLAEETESHERHKDGGEKKKVEESKKGESKGSSRAEAGANNKEGTTSGGNVGTKSKQDGGGDGSKSVESSNKSQKRDDKDKKTSQVSPVNASSRNLWVSGLSSSTRATDLKQIFSKYGKVIGAKVVTNARTPGARCYGYVTMSTSEDAAKCIQHLHRTELHGRVISVEKAKGDTQQSHMRKRDTTNGKSEKKEEKEKIKDNHEISDRKDKETKKETEDKASEARTFKCTATAKKSDEKNNENIENKKMDVQEKKDEVSKDADSRSTKSTSKKPESERGRRDEKRIRSWDHHRSHSRSRSRERRRRDDVLTFAKIREERERQRLRERERMLREEERRRREDMERQREVERRQREEAARLEREREKLRRERERIEQEKAELLRLERERQKLEREKLERERLELKRQQMRLEESRRAPPPPSIKRCSSDRRDPRDMYVEPDRKRITTEHSRKHIPERVSDRRGEILDRVSDRRLDASPPTRYESSRSAQDLGLKKEFKRSSEFTSRSSRPDSFSDVSRGREVIVRRETLGTTATSIDPRQVKERYERASTTTYNRDRDVRRSETDTHRSSRDSHTRYSESFKPTGSSTPRDSRYVESNRTTSSWHSGPPSTKSFNSVPSSGTRDPRNEPSSWSSRSSDNVNRWSNSSSMGNTLRHPVPPTYQSGPIQSMGLTAPGTAPSYDRFDPYKSSMPSMRKY, translated from the exons ATGGCCGAAGTTGAAGGAAAAAAGCTTACTGAACTGCGAGTTATAGATCTAAAAACAGAACTTGAACGACGCGGGCTAGACAAAACTGGCAATAAAGCAGCACTTCTCGAGCGTCTTTCCAAA GCTATAACAGATGAAGGTCAAGATCCTGATGAATACTTGATTGTACCTTGTGGTGGATTATGCAAAGTTAGCCCAAGAAAAAACAGTG tAACAGGTACAACAAATCAAGATGAATCTGTTGATACATTAGAAAACCAGAAGGAAGAAAGTATAGAGATATTGGATACTAACGAAACAAAATTCAAAGTAGAAACAAAGTTTGTTATAGAGGAGGATACAACAACATCCAAGATGGAA GAACAACAAAATGAAGTCCAAAATAATGTTAATAAGGAAATGGAACACAAGCAGGAACTTAAAAATCAATTGAATAAAAGTTCAATTGAAAATACACAGACTACTGATAAAAAAGTAGAATCTGATGTAGCTACTGTAGTAAATCAAACCACAACTAATTCAGTTTCGACCGTTGAGGCTAATGGTATCGACAATGAAGATTCCATCAATCTAACTATCGGCGAAGATGAAGAAAATCTCCTTGCGGAGGAG ACAGAATCTCACGAGAGGCATAAGG ATggaggagagaagaagaaagtggAAGAAAGCAAGAAGGGAGAGTCTAAAGGGAGCAGTAGAGCAGAAGCCGGTGCCAACAACAAGGAAGGGACAACATCGGGTGGAAACGTCGGGACGAAGAGCAAGCAGGACGGTGGTGGAGACGGAAGCAAGAG CGTGGAGTCTAGCAACAAGAGTCAAAAAAGGGATGATAAAG ACAAGAAGACTTCACAAGTCAGCCCTGTTAATGCAAGCAGTAGAAACTTGTGGGTATCTGGATTGTCTTCGAGTACCCGTGCGACAGATTTGAAACAAATATTCTCAAAATATGGAAAAGTGATTGGTGCCAAAGTAGTTACAAATGCAAGAACGCCGGGAGCGAGATGCTACGGATATGTAACCATGTCCACCAGTGAGGATGCTGCAAAATGTATACAACATTTACATAGAACTGAACTTCATGGGCGTGTAATATCCGTAGAAAAG GCCAAAGGAGATACTCAGCAGAGCCATATGCGCAAACGGGATACCACGAATGGAAAATccgagaagaaggaagaaaaggaaaaaataaaggatAATCATGAGATCAGTGATCGGAAGGAtaaggaaacgaagaaagaaactgAGGATAAAGCATCAGAAGCAA GAACGTTTAAATGTACTGCAACAGCGAAAAAATCAGACGAGAAAAACAATGAgaatatcgaaaataaaaagatggaCGTACAAGAGAAGAAAGATGAAGTTTCAAAGGATGCCGATTCTCGGTCAACCAAGTCCACTAGCAAGAAACCGGAGAGCGAGAGAGGAAGACGCGACGAGAAGAGAATTCGATCCTGGGATCATCATCGATCTCACAGTCGATCCCGCAGCCGCGAACGGCGTAGACGTGATGACGTGCTGACATTTGCAAAGATCAGG GAGGAGCGAGAAAGACAAAGACTACGGGAAAGAGAGAGGATGCTTCGTGAAGAAGAACGAAGGAGAAGAGAGGATATGGAGCGACAACGTGAAGTAGAACGTAGGCAAAGAGAAGAAGCTGCACGATTGGAAAGAGAACGGGAGAAATTgcgaagggaaagagaaagaatcgaGCAGGAGAAAGCCGAATTGCTCCGACTTGAACGGGAACGTCAGAAACTGGAGCGGGAAAAGCTAGAGCGAGAAAGATTGGAACTGAAAAGGCAACAGATGCGTTTAGAAGAGAGCAGGCGTGCTCCGCCCCCGCCGTCCATCAAGAGATGTTCCAGCGATAGAAGGGATCCTAGAGACATGTACGTCGAGCCAGATAGAAAGCGAATAACCACCGAACATAGTCGAAAACACATTCCGGAACGTGTGAGTGATCGTCGTGGTGAAATTTTGGATCGTGTCTCAGATAGACGGTTGGACGCGTCGCCACCTACCCGCTACGAATCTAGTAG ATCCGCACAAGATTTAGGGTTAAAGAAGGAATTTAAACGCAGTAGCGAGTTCACTTCACGCAGTAGTCGTCCCGATAGCTTTTCAGATGTATCTCGAGGAAGAGAAGTGATCGTTCGCCGAGAAACTCTTGGCACGACTGCAACATCTATCGATCCTCGACAAGTTAAGGAAAG ATACGAACGTGCAAGTACAACCACTTATAATCGTGACCGTGATGTGAGACGTTCTGAAACAGATACCCATAGGAGCTCTAGGGATAGTCATACACGATATAGTGAAAGCTTCAAACCTACGGGTTCCAGCACGCCAC GTGATAGTCGTTACGTTGAAAGTAATCGAACAACTAGTAGCTGGCACTCTGGACCTCCGTCTACAAAATCATTTAATTCTGTACCAAGTAGTGGGACCCGAGATCCAAGAAATGAACCATCCAGTTGGAGTTCTAGGTCCTCCGATAATGTAAACAG ATGGAGTAATTCAAGTAGCATGGGAAACACATTACGACATCCGGTACCACCAACGTATCAAAGTGGTCCTATTCAATCTATGGGATTGACAGCACCTGGGACAGCGCCCTCGTACGATCGTTTTGATCCATATAAATCGTCTATGCCAAGCATGAGGAAATATTGA
- the LOC100648934 gene encoding 60S ribosomal protein L15 — MGAYKYMQELYRKKQSDVLRFLLRVRCWQYRQLTKMHRAPRPSRPDKARRLGYKAKEGFVIFRIRVRRGGRKRPVPKGATYGKPKSHGVNQLKPTRKLQSVAEERVGRRCGGLRVLNSYWVAQDSSYKYYEVILIDPAHKAIRNDPKINWVCNAVHKHRELRGKTSAGRSSRGLGKGHRYSQTIGGSRRAAWLRRNSLSLRRKR, encoded by the exons ATGGGTGcatataaatatatgcaagagTTGTATCGCAAGAAGCAGAGCGATGTTCTGCGATTCTTGCTTCGTGTCAGATGTTGGCAATATCGTCAATTGACCAAAATGCATCGTGCTCCTAGACCATCTAGACCCGATAAGGCACGTCGTCTGGGTTACAAAGCTAAAGAAG GTTTTGTCATATTTAGAATTCGTGTACGAAGAGGTGGTCGTAAACGTCCTGTTCCCAAAGGTGCAACTTACGGAAAGCCGAAAAGTCATGGCGTTAATCAGTTGAAGCCTACTAGAAAATTACAATCTGTTGCTGAG GAACGTGTTGGTCGTCGTTGTGGTGGTTTACGAGTTTTAAACAGTTACTGGGTAGCTCAGGATTCttcatataaatattatgaaGTTATCCTGATTGATCCAGCACATAAg GCAATTCGTAATGATCCAAAAATTAACTGGGTATGTAATGCAGTACATAAACATCGTGAACTTCGTGGAAAGACATCAGCAGGCAGAAGTTCGCGAGGTTTAGGTAAAGGACATCGTTACTCACAAACTATCGGTGGTTCTCGTCGTGCAGCATGGTTGAGAAGAAACTCTTTGTCACTTCGCAGAAAACGATAA
- the LOC100648818 gene encoding uncharacterized protein LOC100648818, which yields MESRSDSIKDPIYYPSMQEVVEGNETATETETTDKRSRSSAGSQELGLEENNALKVPRKFIANWRQACDRTRDRTKDLLKRWRTVSTNVDEIVNDPVSNKQLEHPSWSVHVWTTWVSRYPSDENLIAIEEAKKGGKLKDLAPIQRDKFSHFFTYLLDHDRDGFINRKDFRMLSERLRRFADWSWNGPEYLRLIEAEQGLADLIFQEKKNEGDRGKISLEEWLCWWARVVAPPGGASYNDIPFWLKILPRIFFLAINSSVNGVISKKELGSFYGSVVGLESDRISKCLDMAYNSVTSNGDHRLGWPQYQLVFANFLFGRGPFGPGEHFLGMTDSCLIRGNNVPFPIDYSAMNTPKDKLEVYRPHCRSARRSVVV from the exons ATGGAGAGTCGCTCAGACAGTATAAAGGATCCGATTTATTATCCATCGATGCAAGAGGTCGTAGAAGGAAACGAAACGGCAACGGAAACCGAAACGACCGACAAAAGAAGCAGAAGTTCCGCTGGTAGCCAAGAACTTGGTCTGGAAGAGAATAACGCATTGAAAGTGCCGCGCAAATTTATCGCGAACTGGCGACAAGCTTGTGATCGTACACGCGACAGAACGAAAGATTTGTTGAAGAGATGGCGAACTGTTTCGACTAATGTCGATGAAATCGTTAATGATCCTGTTTCGAATAAACAATTGGAACATCCTAGTTGGAGCGTACACGTTTGGA CAACATGGGTGAGTCGATATCCAAGCGATGAAAATCTGATCGCTATAGAAGAAGCCAAGAAGGGAGGAAAGTTAAAGGATTTAGCACCCATTCAACGCGACAAGTTTTCACATTTTTTCACTTATCTTTTGGACCACGATAGAGATGGTTTTATTAACCGAAAAGATTTTCGAATGCTTTCAGAG CGACTGAGAAGATTCGCAGATTGGTCATGGAACGGGCCCGAATATTTACGATTAATAGAGGCCGAACAAGGACTAGCGGACTTAATCTTTcaagagaaaaagaacgaagGTGACCGTGGAAAGATCAGCCTGGAGGAATGGTTGTGTTGGTGGGCGCGCGTTGTCGCACCACCTGGAGGCGCATCTTACAATGACATTCCATTTTGGTTAAAAATTTTGCCACGAATATTTTTTCTTGCTATCAATAGTTCAGTGAATGGAGTGATTTCGAAGAAAGAGCTTGGCTCGTTTTACGGATCAGTGGTTGGCCTAGAATCTGACAGGATCTCCAAATGTCTGGATATGGCATATAATTCTGTGACGTCG AACGGAGACCATCGTCTCGGTTGGCCACAATACCAACTCGTATTCGCCAACTTTTTATTCGGTCGCGGTCCGTTCGGACCAGGAGAACATTTTCTCGGTATGACAGATTCCTGCTTAATTCGGGGCAATAACGTACCATTTCCGATCGATTATTCTGCGATGAATACACCAAAAGATAAGTTGGAAGTGTACAGACCGCATTGTAGAAGTGCTCGACGTAGCGTGGTAGTTTGA
- the LOC100649254 gene encoding SAFB-like transcription modulator isoform X2: MAEVEGKKLTELRVIDLKTELERRGLDKTGNKAALLERLSKAITDEGQDPDEYLIVPCGGLCKVSPRKNSVTGTTNQDESVDTLENQKEESIEILDTNETKFKVETKFVIEEDTTTSKMEEQQNEVQNNVNKEMEHKQELKNQLNKSSIENTQTTDKKVESDVATVVNQTTTNSVSTVEANGIDNEDSINLTIGEDEENLLAEETESHERHKDGGEKKKVEESKKGESKGSSRAEAGANNKEGTTSGGNVGTKSKQDGGGDGSKSVESSNKSQKRDDKDKKTSQVSPVNASSRNLWVSGLSSSTRATDLKQIFSKYGKVIGAKVVTNARTPGARCYGYVTMSTSEDAAKCIQHLHRTELHGRVISVEKAKGDTQQSHMRKRDTTNGKSEKKEEKEKIKDNHEISDRKDKETKKETEDKASEATKKSDEKNNENIENKKMDVQEKKDEVSKDADSRSTKSTSKKPESERGRRDEKRIRSWDHHRSHSRSRSRERRRRDDVLTFAKIREERERQRLRERERMLREEERRRREDMERQREVERRQREEAARLEREREKLRRERERIEQEKAELLRLERERQKLEREKLERERLELKRQQMRLEESRRAPPPPSIKRCSSDRRDPRDMYVEPDRKRITTEHSRKHIPERVSDRRGEILDRVSDRRLDASPPTRYESSRSAQDLGLKKEFKRSSEFTSRSSRPDSFSDVSRGREVIVRRETLGTTATSIDPRQVKERYERASTTTYNRDRDVRRSETDTHRSSRDSHTRYSESFKPTGSSTPRDSRYVESNRTTSSWHSGPPSTKSFNSVPSSGTRDPRNEPSSWSSRSSDNVNRWSNSSSMGNTLRHPVPPTYQSGPIQSMGLTAPGTAPSYDRFDPYKSSMPSMRKY; encoded by the exons ATGGCCGAAGTTGAAGGAAAAAAGCTTACTGAACTGCGAGTTATAGATCTAAAAACAGAACTTGAACGACGCGGGCTAGACAAAACTGGCAATAAAGCAGCACTTCTCGAGCGTCTTTCCAAA GCTATAACAGATGAAGGTCAAGATCCTGATGAATACTTGATTGTACCTTGTGGTGGATTATGCAAAGTTAGCCCAAGAAAAAACAGTG tAACAGGTACAACAAATCAAGATGAATCTGTTGATACATTAGAAAACCAGAAGGAAGAAAGTATAGAGATATTGGATACTAACGAAACAAAATTCAAAGTAGAAACAAAGTTTGTTATAGAGGAGGATACAACAACATCCAAGATGGAA GAACAACAAAATGAAGTCCAAAATAATGTTAATAAGGAAATGGAACACAAGCAGGAACTTAAAAATCAATTGAATAAAAGTTCAATTGAAAATACACAGACTACTGATAAAAAAGTAGAATCTGATGTAGCTACTGTAGTAAATCAAACCACAACTAATTCAGTTTCGACCGTTGAGGCTAATGGTATCGACAATGAAGATTCCATCAATCTAACTATCGGCGAAGATGAAGAAAATCTCCTTGCGGAGGAG ACAGAATCTCACGAGAGGCATAAGG ATggaggagagaagaagaaagtggAAGAAAGCAAGAAGGGAGAGTCTAAAGGGAGCAGTAGAGCAGAAGCCGGTGCCAACAACAAGGAAGGGACAACATCGGGTGGAAACGTCGGGACGAAGAGCAAGCAGGACGGTGGTGGAGACGGAAGCAAGAG CGTGGAGTCTAGCAACAAGAGTCAAAAAAGGGATGATAAAG ACAAGAAGACTTCACAAGTCAGCCCTGTTAATGCAAGCAGTAGAAACTTGTGGGTATCTGGATTGTCTTCGAGTACCCGTGCGACAGATTTGAAACAAATATTCTCAAAATATGGAAAAGTGATTGGTGCCAAAGTAGTTACAAATGCAAGAACGCCGGGAGCGAGATGCTACGGATATGTAACCATGTCCACCAGTGAGGATGCTGCAAAATGTATACAACATTTACATAGAACTGAACTTCATGGGCGTGTAATATCCGTAGAAAAG GCCAAAGGAGATACTCAGCAGAGCCATATGCGCAAACGGGATACCACGAATGGAAAATccgagaagaaggaagaaaaggaaaaaataaaggatAATCATGAGATCAGTGATCGGAAGGAtaaggaaacgaagaaagaaactgAGGATAAAGCATCAGAAGCAA CGAAAAAATCAGACGAGAAAAACAATGAgaatatcgaaaataaaaagatggaCGTACAAGAGAAGAAAGATGAAGTTTCAAAGGATGCCGATTCTCGGTCAACCAAGTCCACTAGCAAGAAACCGGAGAGCGAGAGAGGAAGACGCGACGAGAAGAGAATTCGATCCTGGGATCATCATCGATCTCACAGTCGATCCCGCAGCCGCGAACGGCGTAGACGTGATGACGTGCTGACATTTGCAAAGATCAGG GAGGAGCGAGAAAGACAAAGACTACGGGAAAGAGAGAGGATGCTTCGTGAAGAAGAACGAAGGAGAAGAGAGGATATGGAGCGACAACGTGAAGTAGAACGTAGGCAAAGAGAAGAAGCTGCACGATTGGAAAGAGAACGGGAGAAATTgcgaagggaaagagaaagaatcgaGCAGGAGAAAGCCGAATTGCTCCGACTTGAACGGGAACGTCAGAAACTGGAGCGGGAAAAGCTAGAGCGAGAAAGATTGGAACTGAAAAGGCAACAGATGCGTTTAGAAGAGAGCAGGCGTGCTCCGCCCCCGCCGTCCATCAAGAGATGTTCCAGCGATAGAAGGGATCCTAGAGACATGTACGTCGAGCCAGATAGAAAGCGAATAACCACCGAACATAGTCGAAAACACATTCCGGAACGTGTGAGTGATCGTCGTGGTGAAATTTTGGATCGTGTCTCAGATAGACGGTTGGACGCGTCGCCACCTACCCGCTACGAATCTAGTAG ATCCGCACAAGATTTAGGGTTAAAGAAGGAATTTAAACGCAGTAGCGAGTTCACTTCACGCAGTAGTCGTCCCGATAGCTTTTCAGATGTATCTCGAGGAAGAGAAGTGATCGTTCGCCGAGAAACTCTTGGCACGACTGCAACATCTATCGATCCTCGACAAGTTAAGGAAAG ATACGAACGTGCAAGTACAACCACTTATAATCGTGACCGTGATGTGAGACGTTCTGAAACAGATACCCATAGGAGCTCTAGGGATAGTCATACACGATATAGTGAAAGCTTCAAACCTACGGGTTCCAGCACGCCAC GTGATAGTCGTTACGTTGAAAGTAATCGAACAACTAGTAGCTGGCACTCTGGACCTCCGTCTACAAAATCATTTAATTCTGTACCAAGTAGTGGGACCCGAGATCCAAGAAATGAACCATCCAGTTGGAGTTCTAGGTCCTCCGATAATGTAAACAG ATGGAGTAATTCAAGTAGCATGGGAAACACATTACGACATCCGGTACCACCAACGTATCAAAGTGGTCCTATTCAATCTATGGGATTGACAGCACCTGGGACAGCGCCCTCGTACGATCGTTTTGATCCATATAAATCGTCTATGCCAAGCATGAGGAAATATTGA